From Acidobacteriota bacterium, one genomic window encodes:
- a CDS encoding IS110 family transposase, whose translation AIIATARKFLGVIYRTLKNKWVFADFPHFVLAEG comes from the coding sequence GCGATTATCGCGACGGCGCGCAAGTTCCTGGGGGTGATCTACCGGACGCTGAAGAACAAATGGGTGTTCGCAGACTTCCCCCATTTCGTCCTCGCCGAGGGCTAA